From Mobula birostris isolate sMobBir1 chromosome 8, sMobBir1.hap1, whole genome shotgun sequence, the proteins below share one genomic window:
- the LOC140201628 gene encoding large ribosomal subunit protein bL17m-like, protein MHLTVTLWIRHGKVYRRMGLGPRSRIDMLRCLVTALVRHERIETTLARADEMRVYAERLVDHAKRGETDPRAMEMADFWLTEKDLIPKLFQVLAHRFQNQTGNYVRMLQIPNRDTYDRARMAVIEYRGNPLPPLPTSRPSNNPNTLLNRLLEGWRQEAASTRASAQGQSQVPGAA, encoded by the exons ATGCATCTGACGGTTACGCTGTGGATCAGACATGGGAAGGTGTACAGGCGCATGGGCCTGGGACCGCGTTCTCGCATAGACATGCTGCGCTGCCTTGTCACCGCCCTGGTCCGGCACGAGAGGATCGAGACCACCCTGGCACGGGCCGATGAGATGAGGGTCTACGCCGAGAGG CTGGTGGACCATGCCAAGAGGGGGGAAACTGATCCACGGGCCATGGAGATGGCCGACTTCTGGCTGACG GAGAAGGACCTGATCCCAAAGCTGTTCCAGGTTTTGGCACACCGTTTCCAGAACCAGACAGGGAACTATGTCCGGATGTTGCAGATTCCCAACCGGGACACCTACGACCGGGCACGAATGGCCGTGATTGAGTACCGGGGTAACCCCCTTCCTCCTCTGCCAACCTCCCGACCCAGCAACAACCCCAACACCCTGCTCAACCGGCTGTTGgagggctggaggcaggaggctgcttCCACTCGGGCCTCGGCCCAAGGCCAGTCCCAGGTTCCGGGAGCGGCCTAG